The stretch of DNA TTAGGCCTCTTCTGGGTACTGTGATTCACCAGTAATCTTGGAGTTACCTCCATGTGCACAGTGAAAACTAGTTGCATTGTGCAGAACTAAAACTTGCAGTGTGATATTTATCACAGTTTAACGTAACAAGGCTAACATTGTGGAACAAAGAGCATCTCAGATGTTCATCGCTCTAGGTTGATCTCTCACCATGCGTAGTGCATGGAGTTTAGTTGTGAGGTCTCAAATGGGAATTGGTTCTTATCACCATCTTTAAACCTGAAAATGCAGATAAATGAACAAGCTGAGAAAAAAATATGATACAGTGGGATAGCATTTGATTCAGATAAACGCAGCATCTGGGGAAGCCCAACAAAAGAGAAAGGAATTCATTGAAAAGTATCAGGAAATATGCGGATATGAAAATGATATTCAGGTTTATATTGTTAAAAACATTAGAAACATTCACCATGGAGGCAATACAGTGACTCAGCAAGCTCATTCTCCACCTGTAGTGTCAGGGTCCTATATGAGCTACTAATTCTAAAATTTCTAATTCTGTAAGTTCTAATccaaactgcttcacttccaatccacttccccacttacagactgggaaagcagtagaggatggttcaagtcattCATGTGggaatcctacacccatgtgggagacctggaagaaactactggcacctggcttcacatcggctcatttctggcattgcagccattatgggagtgaaccagaaaacggaaggtctctctgtctcttcttctctctgtaaatctccctttcagataaaataaaataaatgtttctttaaaaaacatgcaGCAAATATAGAAAGTTGAAGAGATTTCTTTTAATaaagaagatagaaaaataaGAGCAAGGGAAAAATTAGGAGAGCTTTAAGAAATTTGGAATCACATGATCATAAAAGTCAGGTGGAAAAGTAGTCTGCATATTGAAGGATATATGTCAGACCAAGAATTTGTGTTTAGGTTGGTAGGAAATTATGGTAGGACTGCATAGGAGAGGAGGGGATCTCTTTATCCAAACTGCATTTAGAAACTTTTACCATGTGTGTAAAAGATATATTGAAGTGGGGAGGTTAAAACTAATGTCAGGGGCCCCACTCAAAAGTCTAGcatctaaatcctcaccttgcctctgccagggtcccatgtaggtaccagttcatgtcctggctgttttacttctcatccagctccctgcttgtggcctgggaaagcagtagagcatggcccaaacacttgggaccttacacctatgtgggagatccagaagaagctcatggctcctggcttcatggcggctcagctctggcttttgcagctacttggggagtgaaccagtgaatgaaagatctttctctctgtgtatctgcctttcaaataaacaaataaataaagtttgaaaaaaaaaaactaatgttgGGAAGATATTTTACAATTGGGCTTgggaaatgaagagaaacaaaCTTAACATGACCTTGTGGTCAACCTAGAAAAATCCAACTGGAAAGCAATGTATTCCTCAAACAGGATTGACATTCCAGATAGTTGCAGAAGACAGCCTGGCAGAGTGGAAACAGCATGATCTTTTGACATTTTGATCAGTGTGAAGTTATACAAGTTATATAAACTTTTGAGTTTGGATTTACTCTTATGTAAAATGAGGTTAAAGATGTTAGTATTGTGATGATTCATGTTAAGATGTAGCTATCCATATAGTATGTgaaatacatgtgtgtgtttatatgttaTTGTCAGAAAACCAAGAAATTCACTgtactaaaaattataaaactatcATTTTATATAAGTCTGTGGAAGAATTTAGcaagattttattttgatttttaagaaaatataaccATTTCATATTATGTTTTAGGTTTCTTTGAAAACATGTTTGAAAGTTATAATTGTTGTATTGATATTTTTTGCTAATCACATATTTACTTTTCACATAGATTCTTTGCCTGAGCTTTAGAGCTGGTATAAAAAAGGTTGAGTAAAAACATTTCCTTCATGAGaatttaaacatttcttaaaCTTCACTGTTGTATCTTGAGGGTAATTTTCAGCCAAATACCCAAAtttcaataacaaaaaaattgCAGGTCAAAAATTGTGCATGCCTTTGCaataggtatttttttaaaatgtttttgctgtGTGGTCTGAAGATGTTTTCCTCCAAATCCTTTGGAGAAGGTAGTGAACGCTGGGGCCTCTCTGTGTTGCTATCGACAGCATGCAGTTTCTCTTGTGAAATTTAACCTGCAAGTGAGGTAGGTTCAGGCTTTTCCGCATATCACTCACCTTCTAACATAAGCCTGCTCATAGACACTGAATTTGGGACCACATTTGCAGTTAGTTTTCTAGTCATTAACTATATAATTTTAGATGAGAACTTTATACAACATGTATAAGAATATATATGTAGAAATGTAAACTTTGCTAATACTATTAATATTTGTAATAATATCTACAGTTCATTTTTCAAGTAGAGATTCTAGACCAAGTACTAAGCACTTTACATaggtttgttcatttatttgccaAATTAATATCCCATTTTTTCAGCTGACGGAAGTGAAGCATGGGTAAACTACTTAATTTGGCCAAGGTTTTGCAGGTTAATAAGTAGCAaagcaagactcaaacccaggtcctATGACTTCAAAGCCTAATATTCTAACTCTGGCCACTCATTAGGACTCATTTTCATAAATCGCATCTAGTTAGTGTTCTGTAATCAGAGAATACAGCGCAAATGTGAAATGTTTCAAGCAACTGTACTTTGTATTGGATAgcatagcagaaaaaaaatcagaaacttaCCTGTGACTGGTATCTGTGCGTAAGAGCTACTTCATCTCTTACTTGGGTCACGTCAGAAGGAGCTGATGTGCAACATGGAAACCCAGCTAGCATCTCTTCTCGTTTGCCAGCAGTGACATTGTTAAACACTGGATATTGGTCCACAGATGCAAATTCACTTGCTGCACATTCATAGTAGGTGCCTCTCAAGAGAGTCACTGCCAGCCACGTTAATGGAGCAATAAGTGCCCTCCCGGTGATGCTGAAGAACCTAAGGCAAGCCAGCCGGCGCTCCAGGGGGCAGATTGTCCGGCGTGGAGAGGCACAACTGCAGCAATATTCACTGGTGATCGTCCACATTTGACTTCTCAGAGCATAGCCGGCAATCAGAAGGATCAAggcaggaaagacaaggaaagctgaACCATAGTAGAAATTCTTCCCAACCTGACAGGGACATTTGAATGTGAAAGAGGAGAAAAGTTGCTGCCCGCCAATCGTCAAAGCCACGATTAAAGAATTGATAAATGTGCCACTTCTCTGTAGAGAGGATATAGCATTGTTCAGAGAGGAGATCATTGTTGCAAGCTCTGGCACAAATCACCTTGTGGCCCTTTCTGATCTTACGCTCCACCTGCTGTAACCATTTTATGGGATCCTACTGGCCAAACTGGTTGGGTCAAGTGATCCAACATCCTTATATGTTTAAAGGGTTCTAGCATCTTTCCTTGTGTACTTTGTGAATGCTTTGCTAATTAATGCATCCAGATTATAGCTGGAAGAAGTCAAGGGATTCATCTGATATGAGTGAAGAGGGAAAgttcttcaatttatttttgcactaaaaaGAGGATGTCTTACAAAAGCAAATTGTCTACATCTTTCTGTGTGCTGCTGTGTATGATATAAAATGCTCTGCGTCATCAAACAGAGCattagaagcagaacagagaTATTCTTGCCCTTGAATTCGCCATATGGCATAGCGAATAATGGGAATTATCAGATATTAGAAcaatctcccatccaagtactaactaGACCCAACCCTGCTTACCTTCTGAGATCAAACGAGATCGGGTGCATTCAGGATGGTATGGCCATATACAGAACAATCTATTAGGACTCATTGAAATGCCAATAACACAAAGATTCAGAAAATCTTGAAAAGACTTCCTGAAAGAGAAGCAGCATCTTAGATAGCCCAAAAGcgtaacaacagcaaaaacattcTAATACATAGAAATATTAAGGTTGTTTGTATGACAGCATATTTCCATGggttatttttaaagttcagttgcaaattaatttatattaatttatattcatataaatgtgatattttctttttttaaaagatttatttttatgggaaaggcagatttacagagcgaaggagatacagaaatagctgccatctactggttcactcatcaagtggctgcaatggctggaattgagttGAATCAATCCAAtgcccagagtcaggagcttcttctgggtctcctaaccagatacagggtcccaaggctttcccaggccacaagcaggaagctgaatagtaagtggagcagctgggacacaaactggcacccatttgggatcctggtgtgtgtaaagccaagatttagccactgaaccaccatgctgggcctgaaaaTGTAGTATTTTCAATAAAGCTATGTGACTATAAGAATGAAGCAAAATGTATTCGAAGTCTTTTTCCATCATTTATTTAATTATGATATTTATTGTGaaatttctgtatgtaggccctGAGATAGCAGTGTTTGGACTTTCAAAAGATGAGCATGATATAAACGTTCTCAGAATCCTCATTGCACGTAATTCAATATATAATTGGTGAATTGAAACATAGAGATCCACCCAAAACAGtataaaaacataaagaaataatgtttatttaaaatcaaGTAAGGATCCCTCTCTCTATTTccatgtttccaatttttttaaaaaaatagatctttttaaatgaattaaggAGAACAAAACACATATTAAGCAACTTGACAATCTGCCCGATAGAAATTTCTGGAGACAAATCGAAGAATAGGCAGAGAAACGTATTCAGAGAAAAATAACTTAGAACTTTGCAGAATCAAAGAAAAGTTTTAATATCAGGAGAATATTGGATTTAAGTAAACATAAAGCGGTATTAGTAAACATAAACTCACATCCAGACACATcaatataaaactaaaaaatgtgaaaaacagatATTCTTAAAAGTTGGCAGGAGGAAAAAAGCAGTAATTTACAAAAGGAGTATTAGGCTGACAGCATACTTCTCATTAGTAACAGTAGAGACAAGATAATATCTTCAGAATATGTGGTATCAGACATTAACACAGAAATTTATTACTCACAGAACTCATTAAGAGGATTGGTAAATTATATttcagcaagaaggaaaaaatgaccTCTGATGAATCCTGAGTATAGCATACAATAATTGTGAACACAAACATAaccttttaatcttttatttttagaaataaccacttttatttcaaaagataGAACTAAAACAATATCATATTATCCACCATAACAAAAGATTAACCATCAAATGAAAGCAAGAATGCAAAACAGACAGAATTCTCTTGCACTGATGATGggaatgtaaaaataaacaactacTTTGggaaattgtcattttttttcctaaaaatttatTATTGATCTATAAAACATGGCCATTtattcacaaagaaaaatgaaagcttaTGTCCACATGAAAACTTGTATGTGGACATCCCTAGCAATTTTAAGATAGCCAAAAAGAAACTAAATGTCCCACAGATGAGTGAATCAACAAAGTATTACATATCCATATACTATCCAGAAATATAAGCTAATGATAtgtttaatgaatgaataaaaaaatcattttctgaatGAAATAATTCAGGAAAACAGTTCCATgtaaaaattctagaaaatgcaaatttacCTATACCAACAGAAAATAAACCAGAGCTTGTCTGGAGTGAAAGAGGAAGGTTGGAGgagaaggactccaaaagcatgTGAGAAAACATCTATGGGTTGTATCAACTTGAACTCAAAGGAGTTCAGTTGTGGAAGTGACTGAGAGGCAATGCCATTGAGAGAAAGTTTATCACCTACATTTCCCAAGATGAAGGAGCAACCACACCATGCAAGGTTATGGGGAAGCATCAGATTTGGTCAGGATGCAGGTGAAGGACAAAGTATTGGTGATTCTGTGGGGAAAGCGAGGCAGGGTAGATGAGCAATTTGGCACTGCTAAAAGACTTCCTGGCTTTAGGGCATACAGGTTTTTCCTATTTGTATTCAACCTGacctgggttagggttagggcagaGGAAATATTAGCTTGGTATGTGAGACTTACATAAGGAATTGCTTCAGAGTATAGACTGTGGATCACAGGGGCGATATCAACAACTTGACCATTATGTGACCCTGTAATTAATGAATGCTACATAGACAAATACAGAATCTGAAAAAAACATAGTTAAATAGAAATGTTAATTATACTTATTGGTTGCCTTAAAGTTATATACAGATGTTGAAACTCATCAAAGTGCATGTCAATAATAATCAAACTATATGATTTTAAAGCATAATAAAGTAATAGAAATACAATGTATAAATTcttgaaaaaacagagaaaagaatgttGATAAccaatattaatattaaaatacgGTATAATTATAATAATGCTAATTATTACTAATTATAATTTTGTTAATGCTAATGAGATTATTAATAACTACAACAAAAATTTTAGGTAACAAATACTGAGTGGCTACTACTGGCTTGCTGCTGTTGTAACAACTTTatcttatttaatcctcacaataacCCTATGAAGAGGTACAAATATTATCTCTAGAGTTTTTAATACAAGGTAAAAGATTTATACAGTCTGAAGAAAGACCAGTTATCTTTTCAGAGTTTTTGTATTTGAGAAAACTGAGGTGCAGACAGATTAAGGAAACTGCCCAGCATCAGGCATAGGTGAGTAGAAGAGCAAGGATTAGGACACATCTGGTAGCCTGGCATATGATTTTAACCACCACATCACAGCTGAATTCATTTACCTGCTAAGTGATTAAGAAAGCATGCATGTTGCTTATAAATGATACTCAGTGAAATTATtccacacacacaatgaaagcAAAGTGATTGATAGAGCTCATTGGAAATGAAAGCACTACTACAAGGCAAGACTCCAAGAGAGGCCAAGGTCATCCAAAGGGCAAATGAGGAACACACCATCACAGTGAAAACAACTACCCTGTGGAGGTTGACAGTCATAGACCAGCATGTCTATACACAGTGTTAAAAGGTGTAAAGCAAAACCTGATCCAACCAAAATGACAAATTCTTACATGCAAAAAGATTTTTAGCAGGCCTTTGTTAAATATTAAGTAAAGAtaggaaagaattttcaaaacAAGAACACTCTTAGCCAAGCCTGAATTATTCAACCCTTTATTGAAGAATGTTTCTAACCTCTTCTACGGATCTGTGAAAATAAGTGATCTTCTTAtcagaaatattaaagaaaaatgcaagcTGTAGGATCTGTGCAGTgtgatgctttttaaatttttaaaatatttctaattattACATAGTTTAAAGCATTAAAGACTTTGATTAACTGTTATTATGCTTAAGTGTGGCATACCATGTGACATTTTAGTACATATAGAAAATTTAATGATTAAATCAGGATAAATAACATTATTATGTAAAACTTAAAACATTCAGAATGTCATTACGTATTCTTTATGGATATTGAGAtacacataattttaaaacatgcataaGAACAATTAATAAATTCTGAGTAGTGGTGATcatggagaagaaagaaaggattaTGGGAAATGCAGGATGTTTCTACTGTGCCAGTCCTGCTTTGATAGAGCACATATAACATGTTCAGTAAAGCTTGGTACTAATGCTGCATCATCCTTATGTTTACACTTTCATGCTGAAAAATCCATTTAATTAGCGTATATGGGAAGTGAGGAAGTGGGGGAGGAAATTATAGCCCATTATTTCAGAAAACTATGTACAAAAGGATGGAGTGCTGCTAGATTAGAAATCACAGAGTATCAGATTATTTCTGTAAAGGAGTCTCATGATgacaaatttgaatttttttatattattttttttctgtatctggggtaaggggaaaaatagagggagaagccccacccagcctcccacccatcccaggtccccagtgtggggcatgctccaagggtcctgctcaagcagttttgatagttcaacagttctgaattgctgccaatcttgccattcctcgcatgatgaaatctcttcagaatctactggctgacatagtctcttcgtggttggggttctgagatcagcagttcagttagagggatccccaaagaaacttcatccggggtgatccccagacctgattcttgtatgtgtttgccagtacagggtccagagCAATCCAttgtcccaatcagcttatgcatatactggtggttacaattgctgggtcagttctgtttccagccctgtcttccacacaaaccaatgggtgttgcagtcaagcctgattctgtccactttACGCGCGGCcatcacgcaaaccagtgggagctgcagcccagttgggcaactccccataagccccaccaagcctgccccctatcctggttccattcatgccactatgtaccgcagacttgttcagtctgtcccacatcccatttagctctcgtacatgtcactgggcattgaagcctagttccatctaaccagtcctactatccagcccacacacatactaacAGATGCTGTTTTGTCTAGCATGCCTGTCACAgtcttggttttcatgctctccagtgggagtggtaacccaagaatgaggtgcccactatttcctcctgggtccactcccaggtcttgcactctccaggtggttctgcagtttaaattgacagatttagcccccagtgccagcatcttccaaccgatgctgtggcaaagcccagctaACCCTCGCCCTCTCTAATTCATGCTTGCACTGGTTGGAACAGTCAGTttagcctggctttttcctgatctaactcacatgaggcccacaggtgttgtagccctgcctggtgtgatctgcccccatcccaactcacactctccagtggaagtgacTGTCCATCAGGGAAGtcctccacatttcccctacgggctttatcccctcccccaccctaattctcatgtgtgctgattggATGCTGAggccagtctgacatggcctgccttGTCTCAACTTTTGCAGTGGGGGCTGTAGCTTGGaccggcctggcccacccccaattccagctgacactggaGAGGGTTACAGCCTAtctcagcccagcaggcacccaatcccagtcATAatatgtactggtatgtgttgtgaccaaacctggcctgacccacattccattctggtgctcagattcggcagcgggtgatgtgaactggtttagCTTGGTCTGCCCTgtcctgcaccaaatgtatgccccTGGGTGGCCttccctggtctgggctgctccctactgTGGTTCttttgctcacctgcagggactatgtcctgccggaggagttgcccaggctcctccatcagcacCTCTCCCAATGTTAGATCTTGcgcataccggtgggtccatgggccagccctacttagtctacctcctgttctGACAgtaacagtagcctttcctgactggccttcaacccattccagtgcttgctgttggatgtttcagcccagccaaggctcatccatatccagactcagctcacacatggctcagtaggggcagagacgtagcctagtccgtcctacatctaccctagttctccagagcaccagatagtgCTGAAGTCTAACCCGGAtcagtgcacccagccccagtctacacttgtgccaagggatactgcaaccatatccagaccagaatgcagctcccactccagtccccacactcaccagtgggaaccccaacccaacaAGGGTGTACTCTtatacctccccaactgggcctgttcccagccatagatttcgtgcatgccagtggttgctctgacccagcttggcatagcccctcacctgtctcagcctttgccttcaaagcTGTGGTGtagcatccctgactcatgcagaccagtaggtgtaagagcctagttcggcatgacctaTGTTCCATCCTGATTACTGTTCTTCCTTGTAAGCAAAGGTGTGCTCttccctgcctggtccacccctttcAGTAGCAGCCTGGCCCATCCATACCCTGTGTTAGGAttcacattcgggtgctgctgccttgacctgtccagacgtttgtcggttcctttacccgtaagtgatggcaggtttcatggtcacacctagctcagctcatCACTACCCCGACAtgtaagctaaccagcaggacttggatttccacagggttgggcccacagatcccccacagaatctatccccagacctagttctgttacgtgctggttagtgtcttgactctGCGAAGTGtgacctgtccactgttccaccattCAGTCAGATACTGGCACTTAGCTCTGCCAGACAGGCCTCTAACCATaactttcgtgtggactggtgtgtggccgtcagtgatgctctatgctaacagccccatcTCATGAGTCTCATGTAGACTGGTgattcagtctgacccaaatagatcttatggactctcccctccaaaccaccaagtctcagtccccttgcttgcCAGCAAGTTCCATGACCCCATCACTGGAAATCACACAAGATTCATCCCTcccctacactcacattggccttatcaatggatgtccttaggcagcaattacataccctaaaaaccctacaGCTCACTACCGggtggccagcagacagagcctggcgcCCAAtgggcacactggctgcctgAAGCCTAGAATTCGGTCACTGCGTGGCAGCAGTGACCTTGTCCTGAAGCCCAAGCAttggggtccagcctggctcagacagCCCCCACAGCTACCACACTGCAAAGGGTACCTTtcatcccagcctcccagccgAATACTGCCCAGACTCTACCTGCAGCAAGATGGTGGAGCAGGGCGGAGCCAAGGgtctaatccagttcccaagaacctccatggtgtacttaccctgagggaagatatctctcaggcctgggaaagcctagggCTTGGTCACCACGTGGCAGCAGTGACCTTGGcctgagtcccaagcattgggatCCGGCCTAGCTTGGGCACCTCTGCAGCTGCCATGCTGCAAAGAGCTCGTTTCGGCCCAGTCACCTGGCTGACAccaaatttgtaatttttaatattgcttcCTTTTGAAAGAACCGATCATTTATCTGTAGCACCAGTGAATTTTTCCCACAAATAGCATTATTACATCTATATGTAATTGATTTTCTTCTGAATTTTATCTTGGTCTGTTGGTGCTGCTATAGCAAAATGCAGACTTGATCACTTATTCAGAACACAAATTTATTTCTTACAATCATGGAGACTGAAAAGTCCATAAATAAGATGTCATAATGGGTGTATAATAAAAGCTACTGTCTGTTTTCAAGGTGGTAGCCTGTTGTGTTCTTACACGGCCGACAGCAGATGGCAAGGGAAAATGAAGGATATGTCATCCTCACAGGATAGAAGGATAGAGACTGTGACCAGCGTGGGCATGACCAGGGCTAGAGAGGGGGTGACATGCAATTCAAAAAATAAGAACAGACACAGGCACACAATGAAGACTACAAAAGCAGGCAGCCAGAGGGAAGGccccttctctgaggaaggaggtCGACTTAGAAGGGTCCTTGCCTCAATCTATTATTGAATTGCTTGGGGCGTCAAATTATAGCATTTGATGTGGCACAAATGTAGATAACTACATCCCATATTGATGTTAACCAGGCAATACTTGATGATTGGGAAGCAACAATGTGACCCAAGTGCAGAAGTCAGCACATGACTTCTTGAAGGATATCCTAAAGCACAGAGTCTAACGGCCTTGGACCATTGCCTAATTGCAGACCCTCACCACAGGCTTTCAACCTTGGTCTTGGACTTTAGATCCACTAATAACCCATTGCCTAAAGAGTTTGACCTTGTCTTCTTTACCAGTCATCTGTAAACTCAAGATATTCAGATACAGTCTGTCCTGTTCTTTGTCAAGTCACGctgttacattattattattatttttacaaactGCCTGTGATAGTAGAAgatcaaaacagagaaaaaaagggaCATGCAGACAGAGCCCTGAGCTAGTTCTCTCCTGCCCTTTTAAAAGATTCTAATCCATCCATGAGGGCACAGTCTTTAGTGACTtaatcacttcccaaaaggcgCCACCATTTAATACCATAACCATGGGGACTAAGTTTCAACACATGAATTTTAGGGGACTCTCGGATTAGAGCAGGATTTACAGAAAGTGGTCTCCTTGTGACGGTGAGCTCCCTGCTGCCAATCTATCCAACACATGATTGTCAAATGCTGGCACATGAACAAGGTAAATCACATCTGGACACCAGAACTCTCCTTACAATCTGAACTGCAAATAACACATtgcttttagattttaaaaaatcaaggtaAATACCGAAACCAGACATTCAGTAGGAAAAGAAGTTAGAAAAAACAAATCCCCCAGCCAGGTGTCATGGTGTCTTCTCTGAGAGCTGTGGGTATCCTCATTGATGTCACCCAGCTCATGGATTTCTTGAGAAGTCCCACAcagctgtgtgtcctccaccCCAACAAAGGATCTGCATAGGGAATGACCCAGTTCACCATTCTCTTGGCTTGGTGACTGCAGTGTAATATTGATAAGATTTAAAAATGCTTCTTTCTCTCAACTCTGGTTCAGTCCTAACCAGCCAGAAGAACTCTTGGTGACAGAGCAAATATTTGTCAGTGCCTTATTTTGAAATAAGTCTCCGTCTTAGTTTGCTGCCAGGGTAGCCATTACAGATCATTTGTCTGTTTACAGCATAACCCCTGTGCTTTTGAGGAGATTTTTTTTAGCTAAAAAACAAGAGGCCTGAGAAACAGAGGCCTCACTGAGACTCTAGGAGCTGCTGAAGGGATGAGCGTCTCAGTCTGAAACTTAGCCAACCAGCATCCGCAGTGCTGGTTGCTACAGTGTTAGTATCCAGGCTTTGCTCTGTCGAGTCCCTCCTTCCCAGGCCTGTGTCCTAGACAGAGGTTCACTTAGAAGCAGTGGAGCATATGTCAGTTTGGAGGAAGAGCTGCCCTTTTGTGAATACATAAACCACaccctgctctctctctgtcgtTCTACTTGTACTATGTACAACATAGTCTTTAGAATATAGTGAAATCACCAACTCTAGT from Ochotona princeps isolate mOchPri1 chromosome 1, mOchPri1.hap1, whole genome shotgun sequence encodes:
- the CALHM4 gene encoding calcium homeostasis modulator protein 4 — encoded protein: MISSLNNAISSLQRSGTFINSLIVALTIGGQQLFSSFTFKCPCQVGKNFYYGSAFLVFPALILLIAGYALRSQMWTITSEYCCSCASPRRTICPLERRLACLRFFSITGRALIAPLTWLAVTLLRGTYYECAASEFASVDQYPVFNNVTAGKREEMLAGFPCCTSAPSDVTQVRDEVALTHRYQSQLLGWSLITLTIIAVLISRCLTRCCSPLTSLQHCYWENHLQNERELFEQAAKQHSRLLIMQRLEKLFGFVPGSEDVQHVRIPSCQDWREISAPSFLCMGDDTQGHYSVLGDRVVEENEVGQAGDIELKP